In a single window of the Streptomyces sp. NBC_00094 genome:
- a CDS encoding DUF2252 domain-containing protein gives MTTPSERAERGRAARKRVPRSSHGRWIPASQRPDPLAVLEGESVGRLPDLVPLRYGRMAVSPFAFLRGAAAVMAADLGAQRHTGLTVQLCGDAHLLNFGVYASPERALLFDVNDFDETLPGPFEWDVKRLAASVTVAALQNGSTKAKAHRAALVATEAYRTNMIRLAGLGELAVWYERIAADDVLPLVRRDDRARYANRLARARRRTSLQALSKLTATDGSGVRRIVEDPPLLERAADIDRVTIGKVFSDYRSSLSEERRLLLDRYRFVDAARKVVGVGSVGTRCFVLLLEGRDADDPLFLQIKEAGPSVLEPYLTPTAHDHQGRRVVSGQRLTQAASDIFLGWMTGPGQRHFYWRQLRDMKGSAEVETMSPATLRSYARLCGYALARAHARSGDRIAIAGYLGGSDVFDRSIADFSLAYASQNADDYAALGAAIAAGMVAAAPGA, from the coding sequence ATGACGACACCGTCGGAGCGTGCCGAGCGGGGGCGGGCGGCCCGCAAGCGCGTCCCCCGCTCCTCGCACGGCCGCTGGATCCCCGCATCCCAGCGCCCCGACCCGCTGGCCGTACTGGAAGGCGAGTCCGTCGGCCGACTGCCCGACCTGGTGCCCCTCCGTTACGGCCGGATGGCCGTCTCACCCTTCGCCTTCCTCCGCGGCGCCGCCGCCGTCATGGCGGCCGACCTCGGCGCCCAGCGCCACACGGGACTCACCGTCCAGCTCTGCGGAGACGCCCATCTGCTCAACTTCGGCGTGTACGCCTCACCCGAACGGGCTCTTCTCTTCGATGTGAACGACTTCGACGAGACCCTCCCCGGCCCCTTCGAGTGGGACGTCAAGCGGCTCGCCGCCAGCGTCACCGTCGCGGCCCTCCAGAACGGCAGCACGAAGGCCAAGGCCCACCGCGCCGCTCTCGTGGCCACCGAGGCGTACCGCACGAACATGATCCGTCTCGCGGGGCTCGGTGAACTCGCGGTCTGGTACGAGCGGATAGCCGCGGACGACGTGCTTCCCCTCGTACGCCGCGACGACCGTGCCCGCTACGCGAACCGGCTCGCCCGGGCCCGCCGCCGCACCAGCCTCCAGGCCCTCTCCAAGCTCACCGCGACCGACGGATCCGGAGTCCGCCGCATCGTCGAGGACCCGCCGCTCCTGGAGCGGGCCGCGGACATCGACCGCGTCACCATAGGCAAGGTCTTCAGCGACTACCGCAGCTCGCTCTCCGAGGAGCGCCGCCTCCTGCTGGACCGCTACCGCTTCGTCGACGCGGCCCGGAAGGTCGTCGGGGTCGGCAGCGTCGGGACCCGCTGCTTCGTCCTCCTCCTCGAAGGACGCGACGCCGACGACCCGCTCTTCCTCCAGATCAAGGAGGCCGGCCCCTCCGTCCTCGAGCCCTACCTGACGCCGACCGCCCACGACCACCAGGGCCGCCGCGTCGTCTCCGGCCAGCGCCTCACCCAGGCCGCCAGCGACATCTTCCTCGGCTGGATGACCGGACCCGGTCAGCGGCACTTCTACTGGCGGCAGTTGCGCGACATGAAGGGATCGGCCGAGGTCGAGACCATGTCCCCGGCCACGCTCCGCAGCTACGCGCGCCTCTGCGGCTATGCCCTGGCCCGCGCCCACGCCCGCTCCGGCGACCGGATCGCCATCGCCGGCTACCTCGGAGGCTCGGACGTCTTCGACCGCTCCATCGCCGACTTCTCCCTCGCCTACGCGAGCCAGAACGCCGACGACTACGCGGCGCTCGGCGCCG
- a CDS encoding GntR family transcriptional regulator — translation MAEPDAEAAEVPLYLRVAAVLREDLAHRRISPGSRLPSERSLSQRYHVNRQTVRSALQLLRDERLVVTDRRGTFAAAGGTDPEPAAPALPVRRPAFPGGPRVSEALVRASLAWEPPPTPLASRLLLAPGEPTLVHRHLVLGPQGAALQRAVSWFSRPAVHEIPQLARYRRVKAAHHQPDLRLLYHWMHQAGLRITHRESVGVPSGPGGPYDASGGAARLVVHRVVSDQHGHALEITDIDFSAASAAWTYEFSA, via the coding sequence ATGGCCGAGCCCGATGCCGAGGCGGCGGAAGTGCCGCTCTATCTCCGGGTCGCCGCCGTCCTGCGCGAGGATCTCGCCCACCGGCGCATCTCCCCCGGGAGCCGGCTCCCTTCGGAACGGTCCCTGTCCCAGCGCTATCACGTCAACCGGCAGACGGTACGCAGCGCGCTCCAGCTCCTGCGCGACGAGCGCCTGGTGGTCACCGACCGCCGCGGCACCTTCGCTGCCGCCGGCGGCACCGATCCCGAGCCCGCCGCACCCGCGCTCCCGGTCCGGCGGCCGGCCTTCCCGGGTGGCCCACGGGTGAGTGAGGCCCTGGTGCGGGCCTCGCTCGCCTGGGAGCCGCCACCCACCCCGCTGGCCTCCCGGCTGCTGCTCGCCCCCGGGGAGCCGACGCTCGTCCACCGCCATCTGGTGCTCGGGCCCCAGGGGGCGGCGCTCCAGCGGGCGGTGTCGTGGTTCTCCCGGCCCGCGGTCCACGAGATCCCCCAACTGGCCCGCTACCGGCGGGTGAAGGCCGCCCATCACCAGCCCGACCTGCGGCTGCTGTACCACTGGATGCACCAGGCGGGACTGCGGATCACCCACCGGGAGTCGGTCGGCGTACCGTCCGGACCGGGCGGGCCGTACGACGCGTCCGGCGGCGCGGCCCGGCTGGTCGTCCACCGGGTGGTGAGCGACCAGCACGGACACGCGCTGGAGATCACGGACATCGATTTCTCGGCCGCCTCGGCCGCCTGGACCTACGAGTTCAGTGCCTGA
- a CDS encoding rhamnogalacturonan lyase, translating to MTCAALTATTGTASAATARQAERLDRGVVSVHTGTGNLVSWRWLGTDPDSVAFNVYRAGTKVNATPVTASTNYFHEGAPSTADYTVRAVVGGVEQSDSVHAVQFRTGYKDVPISPPAGGTTPDGVAYTYEANDASVGDLDGDGDLDFVLKWQPTNAKDNSQSGYTGNTIVDGVTLEGTRLWRIDLGRNIRSGAHYTQFQVYDYDGDGRAEVAMKTADATVDGRGTVIGSASADHRNSSGYVLAGPEYLTMFDGLTGAAMGTTAYVPARGTVSSWGDSYGNRVDRFLAATAYLDGARPSLIMARGYYTRTVIAAWDWRGGAFTRRWTFDSSSSTNAGKGYDGQGSHSVSVGDVDGDGKDEIVYGAMAVNDDGSGLWTTRTGHGDAQHLGDLDPGTAGLEYFKVSESSSQPAQLYINPANGAVRWQLAACCDNGRGVAGDIWAGNDGAEVWSSSDTSVRDEAGATKGREPSSTNFLSWWDGDTTRELLDGTRIDKYGTSGETRLLTGASVASNNTTKATPALSGDILGDWREEVVWRTGDNTALRIYSTPYETGTRITTLLHDTMYRTGLAWQNTAYNQPPHPSFHIGNGMRTPPRPLITTP from the coding sequence CTGACCTGTGCCGCGCTCACCGCGACCACCGGGACCGCTTCCGCCGCCACCGCGCGGCAGGCCGAGCGGCTCGACCGCGGCGTGGTGAGCGTCCACACCGGGACCGGCAACCTCGTCAGCTGGCGCTGGCTGGGCACCGACCCGGACTCCGTCGCCTTCAACGTCTACCGGGCCGGTACGAAGGTGAACGCCACACCCGTCACCGCGTCCACCAACTACTTCCACGAGGGTGCGCCGAGTACGGCCGACTACACGGTCCGCGCGGTCGTCGGCGGCGTCGAGCAGAGCGACTCCGTACATGCCGTGCAGTTCCGCACCGGCTACAAGGACGTGCCGATCAGCCCGCCGGCCGGCGGTACGACCCCCGACGGGGTCGCCTACACCTACGAGGCCAACGACGCCTCCGTGGGCGACCTCGACGGCGACGGCGACCTGGACTTCGTCCTCAAGTGGCAGCCCACGAACGCCAAGGACAACTCGCAGTCCGGGTACACCGGCAACACGATCGTCGACGGCGTCACGCTCGAAGGCACCCGGCTGTGGCGGATCGACCTCGGCCGCAACATCCGCTCGGGCGCCCACTACACACAGTTCCAGGTGTACGACTACGACGGCGACGGCCGGGCCGAGGTGGCCATGAAGACCGCCGACGCGACCGTCGACGGGCGCGGCACGGTGATCGGCAGCGCCTCCGCCGACCACCGCAACAGCAGCGGGTACGTCCTGGCGGGACCCGAGTACCTGACGATGTTCGACGGGCTCACGGGCGCGGCCATGGGCACCACCGCCTACGTCCCCGCGCGCGGCACCGTCTCCTCCTGGGGTGACAGCTACGGCAACCGGGTCGACCGCTTCCTCGCGGCCACCGCCTACCTCGACGGAGCCCGGCCCTCGCTGATCATGGCGCGCGGCTATTACACGCGTACCGTGATCGCCGCCTGGGACTGGCGCGGCGGCGCGTTCACCCGACGCTGGACCTTCGACTCGTCGAGCTCCACGAACGCCGGCAAGGGCTACGACGGCCAGGGCTCTCACAGCGTGTCCGTGGGCGACGTGGACGGGGACGGCAAGGACGAGATCGTCTACGGCGCGATGGCCGTGAACGACGACGGCAGCGGCTTGTGGACCACGCGCACGGGTCATGGCGATGCCCAGCACCTCGGCGACCTCGACCCGGGGACGGCCGGCCTGGAGTACTTCAAGGTGTCGGAGTCCTCCTCGCAGCCCGCCCAGCTGTACATCAACCCGGCGAACGGCGCCGTACGCTGGCAGCTCGCCGCCTGCTGCGACAACGGCCGCGGCGTCGCGGGTGACATCTGGGCCGGGAACGACGGTGCCGAGGTGTGGTCCTCGTCCGACACGTCGGTACGGGACGAGGCCGGGGCCACCAAGGGGCGCGAGCCCTCGTCCACGAACTTCCTGAGCTGGTGGGACGGCGACACCACCCGGGAGCTCCTCGACGGCACCCGCATCGACAAGTACGGAACGTCAGGCGAGACCCGGCTGCTGACGGGTGCCTCGGTGGCGTCCAACAACACCACCAAGGCCACGCCCGCGCTCTCCGGGGACATCCTCGGGGACTGGCGCGAGGAGGTGGTGTGGCGCACCGGCGACAACACCGCGCTGCGGATCTACTCGACGCCGTACGAGACGGGGACCCGGATCACGACGCTGCTGCACGACACCATGTACCGCACGGGGCTGGCCTGGCAGAACACCGCCTACAACCAGCCCCCGCACCCGAGCTTCCACATCGGCAACGGCATGCGGACCCCGCCGAGGCCGCTGATCACGACCCCTTAG
- a CDS encoding DUF4246 domain-containing protein, with amino-acid sequence MTGLSAFPLPFRVSRSLPFATPRTLRELQMMQCSAHIRAKPGWFDKMNDADIVARWTQEAAAQGLTEAQVRYVLAELAHYAALRDGRTGIEVSAVDGVWQSDTLVDDKLRSRLREAVRVLEQVPDAEQDWHPGSDGQVLDLVHPSLFCLVREVSGGPERAWLNPTERYAKYEFSEKFQWLPTDVEVGDDGDVAFRSYVNNVHPEAHHELASVLPDLFARMRPLLENVLTDLRHPRPLRIEADPYGWYDSEPEHPDKSSYSDDGAYAEALDAWEVAQEDWWDNRRPVIPDAPAFTPPEPPDASARVDLRGRRLQVIVKLATIHLTPEDPEYPGGSWHVEGMMNERIVSTGMYYWDSENITESRLGFRAALDDPAYEQNDDNGLREVYGLENEDALNQVLGSASTPAGRCLAFPNILQHRVDSFSLSDPTRPGHRKILAFFLVDPSEKIVSTSDVPPQQPWSDTSTMTLEQAKSYREQLMQERKFFVDEHNEQLYEREFSLCEH; translated from the coding sequence TTGACCGGCCTGTCTGCTTTCCCGCTGCCCTTTCGTGTTTCCCGTTCCCTGCCGTTCGCGACACCCCGAACGCTGCGGGAACTCCAGATGATGCAGTGCAGCGCGCACATTCGGGCGAAGCCCGGGTGGTTCGACAAGATGAACGACGCCGACATCGTCGCCCGGTGGACGCAGGAAGCGGCCGCGCAGGGACTCACCGAAGCGCAGGTGCGATACGTCCTGGCCGAACTCGCGCACTACGCCGCGCTGCGGGACGGACGCACGGGCATCGAGGTGTCCGCCGTCGATGGGGTGTGGCAGTCGGACACACTGGTCGACGACAAGCTCAGGTCCCGACTGCGCGAGGCGGTTCGGGTTCTGGAGCAGGTCCCCGACGCAGAACAGGACTGGCATCCCGGATCCGACGGCCAGGTGCTGGATCTGGTGCATCCCTCACTGTTCTGCCTGGTGAGAGAGGTGAGCGGCGGGCCCGAGCGGGCTTGGCTGAACCCGACGGAACGCTACGCGAAGTACGAGTTCTCGGAGAAGTTCCAGTGGCTGCCCACGGACGTCGAGGTCGGTGACGACGGCGACGTCGCCTTCCGTTCGTACGTCAACAACGTCCACCCCGAGGCTCATCACGAACTGGCCTCCGTCCTGCCCGATCTGTTCGCGCGCATGCGCCCGCTCCTGGAGAACGTGCTCACCGATCTGCGCCATCCGCGGCCCCTGCGGATCGAGGCCGATCCTTACGGGTGGTACGACTCGGAGCCGGAGCATCCGGACAAGTCCTCCTACAGTGACGACGGGGCCTACGCGGAAGCCCTCGACGCATGGGAAGTGGCCCAGGAGGACTGGTGGGACAACCGTCGCCCGGTCATCCCGGACGCCCCGGCCTTCACCCCGCCCGAGCCGCCCGACGCATCCGCCCGAGTCGACCTGCGCGGCCGCCGCCTCCAGGTCATCGTCAAGCTCGCCACGATTCATCTGACCCCGGAGGATCCCGAGTACCCCGGCGGTTCCTGGCATGTCGAGGGGATGATGAACGAGCGGATCGTCTCGACCGGCATGTACTACTGGGACAGCGAGAACATCACCGAGAGCCGACTGGGTTTCCGGGCGGCACTCGACGACCCGGCCTACGAACAGAACGACGACAACGGCCTGCGCGAGGTCTACGGCCTGGAGAACGAAGACGCACTGAACCAGGTGCTGGGATCGGCGTCGACCCCGGCGGGCCGCTGCCTGGCGTTCCCGAACATCCTGCAACACCGCGTCGACTCATTCAGCCTCTCGGACCCCACCCGCCCGGGACATCGCAAGATTCTCGCGTTCTTCCTGGTCGACCCCTCGGAAAAGATCGTCTCGACATCCGATGTGCCACCGCAGCAACCGTGGTCCGACACCTCGACCATGACGCTTGAACAGGCCAAGAGCTACCGCGAACAACTCATGCAGGAACGCAAGTTCTTCGTCGACGAACACAACGAGCAGCTCTACGAACGGGAATTCTCCCTCTGCGAGCACTGA
- a CDS encoding phytase — MSASALTALAAALAVVTAASVTPQPGPVSVTARVETPAVYDDEAGGNANADDPAVWVDPQRPGRSLVIGTLKEAGLDVYGLDGRRLQHIAAPQAPGEEAAPGRFNNVDIVYGFELAGRKTDLALVSDRGRDRVRAYAIDPAAVAAGLPPLRDVTAADVAPVFAADESEVDEQHTTYGLAAYSDDDEAYVVVSRREETSLRLLELEDRGGRVGYRTEDTLDLPSSFPLPDGTSWRPCADPGERPQVEGMAVDQEEHVLYAAQEAVGLWRVELDDAEFEEPELLDRVREYGTPWTYDSEEEECVVDTAHDPGFGGEHLSADAEGVTVYHAGDGAGYVLASSQGDNTFAAYDREGGNAYLGSFAIGDGPATDGVQHSDGSTVVNVPLGRNFPKGLLITHDGEATPADGDREGTNFKFTPWESVAGAFSEPLTVDTESFDPRDTD; from the coding sequence GTGAGCGCTTCCGCTCTGACCGCTCTGGCCGCCGCCCTCGCGGTGGTCACCGCGGCCTCCGTCACCCCCCAGCCGGGCCCGGTCTCCGTCACGGCACGCGTGGAGACGCCCGCCGTGTACGACGACGAGGCGGGCGGCAACGCCAACGCCGACGACCCGGCCGTCTGGGTCGACCCCCAGCGCCCCGGCCGCAGCCTCGTGATCGGCACGCTGAAGGAGGCCGGGCTCGACGTCTACGGCCTCGACGGACGGCGGCTCCAGCACATCGCCGCACCGCAGGCCCCCGGCGAGGAGGCCGCGCCCGGCCGCTTCAACAACGTCGACATCGTCTACGGCTTCGAACTGGCCGGCCGGAAGACCGACCTGGCCCTCGTCAGCGACCGGGGCCGCGACCGGGTCCGGGCCTACGCCATCGACCCCGCCGCCGTCGCCGCCGGCCTCCCGCCCCTGCGCGACGTGACCGCCGCCGACGTGGCGCCGGTCTTCGCCGCCGACGAGTCCGAGGTGGACGAGCAGCACACCACGTACGGTCTCGCCGCGTACAGCGACGACGACGAGGCCTACGTCGTCGTCTCGCGGCGCGAGGAGACGAGCCTGCGCCTGCTCGAACTGGAGGACCGCGGCGGCCGGGTCGGCTACCGCACCGAGGACACCCTCGACCTGCCCAGCTCCTTCCCCCTCCCTGACGGGACGTCCTGGCGGCCCTGCGCCGACCCCGGCGAGCGCCCGCAGGTCGAGGGGATGGCCGTCGACCAGGAGGAGCACGTCCTCTACGCGGCCCAGGAGGCCGTGGGCCTCTGGCGCGTCGAGCTCGACGACGCCGAGTTCGAGGAGCCCGAACTCCTCGACCGCGTCCGTGAGTACGGCACCCCGTGGACGTACGACTCCGAGGAGGAGGAATGCGTCGTCGACACCGCCCACGACCCCGGCTTCGGCGGTGAGCACCTGAGCGCGGACGCCGAAGGCGTCACCGTCTACCACGCCGGCGACGGCGCGGGCTACGTCCTCGCCTCCAGCCAGGGCGACAACACCTTCGCCGCCTACGACCGGGAGGGCGGCAACGCCTACCTCGGCTCCTTCGCGATCGGCGACGGCCCGGCCACCGACGGGGTGCAGCACTCCGACGGCAGCACCGTGGTCAACGTCCCCCTCGGCCGGAACTTCCCGAAGGGTCTGCTGATCACCCACGACGGCGAGGCGACCCCCGCCGACGGCGACCGTGAGGGCACCAACTTCAAGTTCACCCCGTGGGAGTCGGTGGCCGGCGCCTTCTCCGAGCCGCTGACCGTCGACACCGAGTCCTTCGACCCGCGCGACACCGACTGA
- a CDS encoding amino acid permease, translated as MARTAPSDAIRKPPPAQDEEARLRELGYQPVLARRMGGFGNFAISFSVISVLSGCMTLYGFGMGTGGPSVMLWGWAGVGLFVLCVGLALAEVTSAYPTSGALYYMADRLGGRRWGWYTGWLNLLGLLGAIAGIDYGAALFTGAFLNLQWGFVPTPESTFLIFLAILLLHAVLNLFGVRLVSVLNSISVWWHLAGVAVIVGALAFVPDRHQSVEFVFTEFVNDTGWANPFYVAAIGLLLAQYTFSGYDASAHLSEETSNASVTAAKGIVRAIWVSWIAGFALLAGLSFAIQDYAATQNSATGVPPAQILLDALGSGGATALLLVVIVAQLFCGNAEVAAASRMVFAFSRDNALPGSAIWRKVSTRTQTPVPAVWLAVVVAALLAVPSLYSATAYGAVTAINVIGITPAYAIPIYLRLRAGDRFTPGPWSLGRWSKPIGWTAVVWVALVTVLFCLPQKSPVTVDTMNYAVIALAVVLVLASVWWYVARRSYGTPTAYGTAREEADITEGIV; from the coding sequence ATGGCCCGCACGGCACCCAGCGACGCGATACGCAAGCCACCACCCGCCCAGGACGAGGAGGCGCGCCTCAGAGAGCTCGGCTACCAGCCGGTCCTGGCCCGCCGGATGGGAGGCTTCGGCAACTTCGCCATCAGCTTCTCCGTCATCTCCGTCCTCTCCGGCTGCATGACCCTCTACGGCTTCGGGATGGGCACCGGCGGCCCCTCCGTCATGCTCTGGGGCTGGGCCGGCGTCGGCCTCTTCGTGCTCTGCGTCGGCCTCGCCCTCGCCGAGGTCACCAGCGCCTACCCGACCTCCGGCGCCCTCTACTACATGGCGGACCGGCTCGGCGGCCGCCGCTGGGGCTGGTACACCGGCTGGCTGAACCTCCTCGGCCTTCTCGGCGCCATCGCCGGCATCGACTACGGCGCCGCCCTCTTCACCGGCGCCTTCCTCAACCTCCAGTGGGGCTTCGTCCCCACCCCGGAGTCCACCTTCCTCATCTTCCTCGCGATCCTGCTGCTGCACGCTGTCCTCAACCTCTTCGGCGTCCGCCTGGTCAGCGTCCTGAACTCGATCAGCGTCTGGTGGCACCTGGCCGGCGTGGCGGTCATCGTCGGCGCGCTCGCGTTCGTCCCCGACCGGCACCAGTCCGTCGAGTTCGTGTTCACCGAGTTCGTCAACGACACCGGCTGGGCCAACCCGTTCTACGTCGCCGCGATCGGCCTGCTCCTCGCCCAGTACACCTTCTCCGGCTACGACGCGTCGGCCCACCTCTCCGAGGAGACGTCCAACGCCTCCGTCACCGCCGCCAAGGGCATCGTGCGGGCCATCTGGGTCTCCTGGATCGCCGGCTTCGCCCTCCTCGCCGGACTGAGCTTCGCCATCCAGGACTACGCCGCCACGCAGAACAGCGCCACCGGCGTCCCGCCCGCCCAGATCCTCCTGGACGCGCTCGGATCCGGCGGCGCCACCGCCCTCCTGCTCGTCGTGATCGTCGCCCAGCTCTTCTGCGGCAACGCCGAGGTCGCCGCGGCGAGCCGCATGGTCTTCGCCTTCAGCCGCGACAACGCCCTTCCGGGCAGCGCGATCTGGCGGAAGGTCAGCACCCGCACGCAGACCCCGGTCCCGGCCGTCTGGCTCGCCGTCGTCGTGGCCGCGCTGCTCGCCGTACCCTCGCTGTACTCCGCCACCGCCTACGGCGCCGTCACCGCGATCAACGTCATCGGCATCACCCCCGCGTACGCCATCCCGATCTACCTCCGCCTGCGCGCCGGGGACCGGTTCACCCCCGGCCCGTGGAGCCTGGGCCGCTGGAGCAAGCCGATCGGCTGGACCGCCGTCGTCTGGGTGGCCCTGGTGACCGTGCTGTTCTGCCTGCCGCAGAAGTCCCCGGTGACCGTCGACACGATGAACTACGCCGTGATCGCGCTCGCCGTCGTCCTCGTCCTGGCCAGCGTCTGGTGGTACGTCGCCCGCCGCTCGTACGGCACCCCGACGGCGTACGGCACGGCTCGCGAGGAAGCGGACATCACGGAGGGCATCGTCTAG
- a CDS encoding FAD-dependent oxidoreductase, translating to MSVTRTGPLPVGEEAEYDVAVVGAGVVGCAVARALARHPLRVALVEAANDVGDGTSKANTAILHTGFDAAPGTLEARLVRDGHRQLGAYAREAGIPVEPLGALLVAWDEEQRATLPRLAEKAERNGHRTTRLLTADELRSREPHLGEGALAALEVPGESVICPWTTTLAYATQAVRSGVDLHLDCRVEKVRTGDPWHRLVTRRGVLRTRLLVNACGLHADAFDALLDRRDFTVTPRRGQLLVFDKFARDLVRHILLPVPGPLGKGVLISPTVYGNVMLGPTAEDLDDKTATGTTAEGLTGLREQGGRILPTLLDEEVTAVYAGLRAATGQEDYRCTAHPGLRYVTVGGIRSTGLTASLAIADHVLGLLADCGLDPGPERPLAPVRMPNLGEAFPRPYRDAELIARDPEFGTIACHCERVTRGEIRAAFASAIPPAGPDGLRRRTRARGGRCQGHFCGAEVRALSEEYGKGAR from the coding sequence ATGAGTGTCACGCGTACGGGACCGTTGCCCGTCGGCGAGGAGGCGGAGTACGACGTCGCGGTCGTCGGCGCGGGTGTCGTCGGCTGTGCCGTCGCCCGGGCCCTGGCCCGCCACCCCCTGCGGGTCGCGCTCGTGGAGGCCGCGAACGACGTCGGCGACGGTACGTCGAAGGCCAACACCGCCATCCTGCACACCGGTTTCGACGCCGCGCCCGGCACCCTGGAAGCACGGCTCGTCCGCGACGGGCACCGGCAGCTCGGCGCGTACGCCCGGGAGGCCGGCATCCCCGTCGAGCCGCTCGGCGCGCTCCTCGTCGCCTGGGACGAGGAGCAGCGCGCCACGCTCCCCCGCCTCGCGGAGAAGGCGGAGCGCAACGGGCACCGCACGACCCGACTGCTCACCGCCGACGAACTCCGCTCCCGCGAACCCCACTTGGGGGAGGGCGCGCTCGCCGCGCTGGAGGTGCCGGGCGAGTCGGTGATCTGCCCGTGGACGACCACCCTCGCGTACGCGACGCAGGCCGTCCGCTCCGGGGTCGACCTGCATCTCGACTGCCGGGTGGAGAAGGTGCGGACGGGTGATCCGTGGCACCGGCTCGTGACCCGGCGCGGAGTGCTGCGGACCCGCCTCCTCGTCAACGCGTGCGGCCTCCACGCCGACGCCTTCGACGCGCTCCTGGACCGCCGCGACTTCACCGTGACCCCGCGCAGGGGCCAGCTCCTCGTCTTCGACAAGTTCGCCCGCGACCTGGTCCGACACATCCTGCTCCCCGTCCCGGGGCCGCTCGGCAAGGGCGTGCTCATCTCGCCCACGGTGTACGGGAACGTCATGCTCGGGCCCACCGCCGAGGACCTCGACGACAAGACCGCCACCGGCACGACGGCGGAGGGGCTCACGGGCCTGCGCGAGCAGGGCGGTCGGATCCTTCCCACGCTGCTCGACGAGGAGGTCACAGCCGTCTACGCGGGGCTGCGGGCCGCCACCGGGCAGGAGGACTACCGGTGCACGGCCCACCCCGGCCTGCGGTACGTGACGGTGGGCGGGATCCGCTCCACCGGGCTCACCGCGTCGCTGGCGATCGCCGACCACGTGCTCGGGCTCCTCGCCGACTGCGGCCTCGATCCCGGGCCGGAACGTCCGCTCGCCCCGGTCCGCATGCCGAATCTCGGCGAGGCCTTCCCCCGCCCGTACCGGGACGCCGAACTCATCGCCCGGGACCCCGAGTTCGGCACGATCGCCTGCCACTGCGAGCGGGTGACCCGAGGCGAGATCCGGGCCGCCTTCGCCTCGGCCATCCCCCCGGCGGGCCCCGACGGGCTGCGCCGGCGCACGCGCGCCCGGGGCGGCCGGTGCCAGGGCCACTTCTGCGGCGCGGAGGTACGGGCGTTGAGCGAGGAGTACGGGAAGGGGGCCCGGTGA
- a CDS encoding FAD-dependent oxidoreductase, whose translation MNRTVDVLVVGAGPAGLAAAARLAAAGAGRVEVLERERAAGGVPRHCDHPGFGADHRGRPLDGPAYARRAVRSALRAGAVVRTGVSATGWAGPLTLDVTAPTGLERIRARAVVLATGARERPRSARLVPGTRPAGVLTTGELQQTVRLFGPPDAAARERVGRRAVVVGGDPVAGHAVRTLRAAGVEVAAVVTELPRAAPHVGAVPVLTRTVVTELLGRGRLTGVAVRARDGRTSVLRCDTVVFTGDWIPDHELSRTRGLPPAPGTRGPATDGAYRTAAPGVFAVGNLLRGVEPTQVAAAEGRAVAAAVLDLLAGRPRPAAGVPVTTTGPLRWVTPGLLGPTAAPLLLRPDRRLIRPVLTLTQDGTPLRRERLRGELAPWRSVRLGPEWTSGIDLAGGPVLVGAEETP comes from the coding sequence GTGAACCGTACGGTCGACGTCCTCGTCGTGGGCGCGGGCCCCGCGGGCCTCGCGGCCGCCGCGCGGCTCGCGGCGGCGGGCGCGGGCCGGGTCGAGGTCCTGGAGCGGGAGCGCGCGGCCGGGGGCGTACCACGGCACTGCGACCATCCCGGGTTCGGCGCGGACCACCGGGGACGACCACTGGACGGCCCCGCCTACGCGCGCCGCGCGGTACGGTCGGCGCTCCGAGCCGGAGCGGTCGTCCGCACCGGGGTCTCCGCCACCGGCTGGGCCGGACCGCTCACGCTCGACGTCACGGCCCCGACCGGGCTCGAACGGATCAGGGCCCGCGCCGTGGTTCTGGCGACGGGCGCACGCGAACGTCCGCGCAGCGCCCGGCTGGTGCCGGGCACGCGCCCCGCCGGGGTCCTGACGACCGGCGAACTCCAGCAGACGGTCCGGCTGTTCGGCCCGCCCGACGCTGCCGCGCGCGAGCGCGTCGGGCGGCGGGCGGTCGTGGTCGGCGGCGATCCGGTGGCCGGCCACGCGGTGCGGACGCTGCGCGCGGCGGGCGTGGAGGTGGCGGCGGTCGTGACCGAGCTGCCGCGAGCGGCTCCCCACGTCGGGGCCGTACCCGTCCTGACGCGCACGGTGGTGACCGAGCTGCTCGGACGGGGCCGGCTGACGGGTGTCGCGGTCCGGGCGCGCGACGGCCGGACGTCCGTACTGCGCTGCGACACGGTGGTGTTCACCGGCGACTGGATCCCCGACCACGAACTGTCCCGAACCCGCGGCCTGCCCCCTGCGCCGGGCACGCGCGGACCCGCGACGGACGGCGCGTACCGCACGGCCGCGCCCGGGGTCTTCGCCGTCGGCAATCTGCTGCGCGGGGTGGAACCGACGCAGGTGGCCGCCGCCGAGGGGCGCGCGGTCGCCGCCGCCGTCCTCGACCTCCTGGCGGGGCGCCCCCGGCCGGCCGCCGGGGTGCCGGTGACGACGACGGGACCGCTGCGGTGGGTGACGCCGGGTCTCCTCGGCCCCACGGCGGCGCCCTTGCTCCTCCGTCCGGACCGACGGCTGATCCGACCGGTCCTGACCCTCACCCAGGACGGCACCCCCCTGCGGCGAGAGCGACTGCGCGGGGAGCTCGCGCCCTGGCGATCGGTACGGCTCGGACCCGAGTGGACCAGCGGCATCGACCTCGCGGGCGGGCCGGTGCTGGTCGGCGCGGAAGAAACACCCTAG